The DNA segment CCCGGCGATCGTCGAGGCCGCGATCGCCGCGGGTGCCGCGGTCGTCGTCGGCACGTCCGGGTGGTCGCGCGAGCGCATCGCCGAGGTCGAGTCGAGGCTCCGCCGCGAGGAGTCGCCGCGCGGGGTGATCTTCGTGCCGAACTTCTCGGTCGGCAGCGTGCTCGGCTCGGCGTTCGCCGCGATCGCAGCCCGGCACTTCGACTCCGTCGAGATCGTCGAGGCGCACCACGCGGGGAAGGTGGACTCGCCCTCGGGCACCGCGGTCCGCACGGCCGAACTCGTCGCCGCGTCCCGCGGCGACCTCGGCCCCGTCGCCGCCCCGCACGCCGACCAGCGGGCGCGCGGCCAGCTCGTCTCGGGTGTCCCGATCCACAGCCTCCGCATGGACGGCATCCTCGCCGACCAGCGGGTGCTCCTCGGCGGTCCGGGGGAGAGCCTGCAGATCACGCACTCGACGATCGCGTCCTCGGCGTACGAGGCGGGCATCCTGCTCGCGGTGCGCCGGGCTGCGACCGCGGACGGCGTCACGGTCGGCCTGGACGCGCTGCTCGGACTCGACACGCTCCTCGACGCGCCCGCCGCATGAGCGGAGCCAAGCTCGGCGCGATCGTCATGACCGCGCTGCTCGCCCTGTACGTGGTGCTGGTCGGCGCTCGCGCCATCCAGTTCGTGCAGACCGGCGAGCCGGTCGCGATCGCGATGGGCGTCGCCCTCATCGTGCTGCCGGTCATCGCCGTGTGGGCGATCTGGCGTGAACTGTCGTTCGGCATCCGCTCGCAGCGTCTCGTGCGCCGCCTCGAGGGCGAGGGCGCGCTCGACCTCGGCATCCCGGCGCGCCCGAGCGGCCGGGCGGATCGCGATGCGGCGGATGCCGCGTTCGGGCGGTTCCGCGCGGAGGTCGAAGCCGAACCGGACTCGTGGCGCGCCTGGCTCCGGCTCGGGCTCGCCTACGACGCCGCAGGCGACCGCCGGCGTGCGCGACGGGCGGTGCGCCGCGCTATCGAGCTGGACCGTTCGGGCGAGCCGGATCAGCACTGAGCATCGCGTCGAGGGCCGACTCGATGCTCGGGTGCGCGAACCGGTACCCGTCGTCGATGAGCCGCTGCGGGCGCACCTTCTGGCTCGAGAGGATCAGGTCGTCGGCTGCGCGGCCGATGGCGAGCTCGAGGACCCGTTCGGGGACGGGGATCGCGTAGGGCCGATGCAGCCGTTCGGCGAGCGCCGCCATGACGCGGTCGGCGGTCGCGGGGGTCGGCCCGACCAGGTTCACCGGGCCCGACGCATGCGAGTCGAGCAGTCGCACGATCGCCCCGACCTCGTCGTCGAGCGAGATCCACGGCCAGTGCTGGCCGCCCGTGCCGAGCCGCCCGGACACGCCGAGCGTGGAGAGCAGTCGGAGCCGTCGCATCACGCCGCCCGGGCCGATGACGATGCCGCTGCGCAGCAGCACGGTGCGGGTCTGCTCGGGGGCCAGGCGCGCCGCGGCCTCCCATCGGGCGACGACCTCGGCGAGGAACCCGGTGCCCGCGCTCGAATGCTCCGTCAGCAGTTCGCCGGGCCGGTCGCCGTAGTACCCGACGGCCGAGCCGCTGAGGAACACGGCGGGCGGGGTTCGCGCCTTGCGCATGGCGTCCGCGAGCGTTCGGGTCGCGCGCACGCGCGACTCGAGGATCTCGTTTCGGTAGCGGCGGGTCCAGGGGAGCCGCTGAAGTGAGGCGCCCGCGAGGTTCAGCACCGCGTCGACGCGGTCCATGATCGTGAAGTCGATGATCCCCGAACCGGGCGACCACGACACCTCGTCGTCGGACTGCGCTCGTCGCCGGACGAGCCGCACCACGTCGTGCCCGTCGCCGGCGAGTCGCTCGCGGACGGCAGAGCCGATGAAGCCGGACGCTCCGGCGACGAGGACGCGCACCGCTACGCGAGTTCCGCCTCGATGGTGATGGTCGTGCCGGCGAGGGCCTTCGAGATCGGGCAGTTCACCTTCGCGTCCTCGGCGAACGCCTCGAACTCCGCCTCGGTGACCCCCGGCACGCGTGCGCTCACGAGCAGGTGGCTGCCCGTGACGCCTTCGCCCGGCTGGAAGGTCACGGCGGCGGTCGTCTGGATGCTCTCGGGTGCGTGTCCGGCCTTGGTGAGGATGTTCGACAGCGCCATCGAGAAGCAGGCCGAGTGCGCCGCACCGAGCAGTTCCTCGGGGTTGGTCGTGCCGGCCTCGCCCTCGGCGCGTGCCGTCCAGTTCACGGCGAACTCGGCGACCTTCGACGAATCGAGTCGCGTCGTGCCCGAACCCTCGAAGAGGGTTCCCGTCCAGACCGTGGTCGCTTCGCTCGTCAGTGCCATGGGTCCTCCTCGTCGAATGGGTTCCCAGCCTATCGAGCGGATGCCGCGCCGTCGGCGTTAGCCTTGGGCCGTGGCCAGCGCGATTCCGACTCCGTACGAAGACCTCCTCCGCGATGTGCTCGAGCACGGCACGCCGAAGGCGGACCGCACCGGCACCGGAACGCGCAGCGTCTTCGGCCGTCAGCTGCGCTTCGACCTCGCGCAGGGGTTCCCGCTCATCACGACCAAGCGCGTCCACTTCAAGTCCGTCGCGCTCGAGCTGCTGTGGTTCCTGCGGGGCGATTCGAACGTGCGGTGGCTCCAGGAACGCGGCGTGAGCATCTGGGACGAGTGGGCGGATGCCGCGGGCGAGCTCGGCCCGGTCTACGGCGTGCAGTGGCGCAGCTGGCCTACCCCGTCGGGCGAGCAGGTCGACCAGATCGCTCAGGTGATCGACGAGATCCGCCGCAACCCCGACTCGCGTCGGCTCGTCGTGTCGGCCTGGAACCCGGCCGACATCCCCGACATGGCGCTCGCGCCGTGTCATGCGCTGTTCCAGTTCCATGTCGCCGACGGCCGCCTCTCGTGCCAGCTCTACCAGCGCAGCGCGGACCTGTTCCTCGGCGTGCCGTTCAACATCGCCTCGTACGCGCTGCTCACGCACCTGATCGCGCAGCAGACCGGGCTCGAGGTCGGCGACTTCGTGTGGACCGGCGGCGACTGCCACATCTACGACAACCACGTCGAGCAGGTGCGCACGCAGCTCGAGCGCGACCCGTACCCGTATCCGACCCTGCGCGTGGCCCCGCGCGCGTCGATCGACGAGTACGAGTTCGCCGACTTCGAGGTCGTCGGATACGAGCACCACCCCGCGATCCGCGCGGCCGTCGCGGTATGAGCGGTGACGGCGGCGTGAGCCGAATCGGACTCATCTGGGCGGAGGCGCGCGGGGGAGTCATCGGCGCGGGCGGCGGCATGCCCTGGCACGTGCCCGAAGACCTGGCGCACTTCAAGCGCACGACCGCCGGATCGCCCGTGATCATGGGCCGGCGAACCTGGGACTCGCTCCCGCCGAGGTTCCGTCCGTTGCCGGGCCGGGCGAACATCGTCGTGACGCGCCGGGCCGACTGGCACGTCGACGGCGCCGAGCGCGCGGCATCCGTCGGCGAGGCGATCGAGCTCGCGAACTCGCACGCGTCGGCCGCAGCGGACGGCCGCATCTGGGTCATCGGCGGCGCCGAGATCTTCGCGCGCACGATCGGCCTGGCCGACCGCCTCGTCGTCACCGAACTCGACGTCGACGTCGACGGGGACACGTTCGCACCCGACCGCTCGGGCTGGCCGGTCGTGTCGTCCGACCCCGTCGAGGGATGGCACGACTCGAGCTCCGGCATCCGCTACCGCTTCCTCACCCTCGAGCGCTGACCCGTCGACCGGTCGTCGGACGATCGGGCCGACACGCCGCCCGGTCCCGGCGCGTCGAACGAATCCTCCGACGACCGGCCAACCGACCCTGCCTCCACACGCGCGGGCGTGAGGGAGTTGCGCACTGGGGGAAGGTGGGGTGGGCGGAAACGGCTGCGCGGCGCGCAGCATGTGGGTCATGCCCATCGATCCCGTTCGCGCATGCGCCGCGCTGGGCGGCATCGCCAGCAGGGCCGAACTGCTTCGCGCGGGTGCGTCGCGCTCGACGATGCACCGGGCGGTGCGGGCGAACGACCTGCTGCGACTGCGCCAGGGGGTGTACGCCGTCGCGGACCTCCCCGACGAAGTGAGGGCGGCCGCCGCGCACGGCGGCGCGCTCACCTGCGCCCCGCGGCTCCGGTTCGCAGGTCTCTGGCTGCTCGCCGAGCAGCACGGCGTGCACGTCGCGATCCCCGGTCGCGGCCGGATGTTCGAGCACGTGGGTTGCGTGTGCGTCACCCACCGGGCCGACGCTCCCGCCAGGGGAGGTATGGTGCCCGTGGTCCATGCCCTGGCGCATCTGCGGCGTTGCGCGGGCGCGGAGGATTTCGTCGTGGCGCTCGAGTCCGCGTTGCGGCTCGGCGTGCTCGAAGAGCCCGGGCGGGCGGCGTTGCGCGCGTTGGTCCCGAAGCATGCATGGGCACTCGTCGACGATGCGAGAACGGATGCCGACAGCGGACTCGAGTCGCTGCTGCGCCACCGGCTGAACCGTCTGGGAATCTCGCTGCAGTCGCAGGTGAGCATCCCCGGGGTCGGTCGGGTCGACTTCGTCCTGGGAGACCGGCTCATCCTCGAGGTCGACGGGCGCGACAACCACGACGGACCGTCGAAACGGCACCGCGACCTGGTGCGGGATTCGGTCGCAGCGGCGCACGGCTTCGACACCCTGCGCTTCGACTACGCCATGGTCGTCCACGACTGGCCGGTCGTCGAGGCCGCGATCCTCGGCAAGGTCGAGCGGAACCTTCACCTTCGTCGGCCGTACGTCGGATGATTCGGATGCCGCGCCGACCTCCCCCGGCGCGCCGCACGAATCATCCGACGATCGGCACGTGAGACGGCGGGAGGACGGGGGAGTCGGGCGGCTGGAGGCGAGGCGGGAGGGCGAGCCGCGATAGCCTGTAGGGCGTGAGTGCAGTCAATCCCTTCGGTCAGGTGCTCGTCGCGCTCGTCACGCCCATGACGGCGGACGGCGAGGTCGCGTGGGACGACGTCGAGAAGCACATCGACGACGTCATCAGCGCCGGCGCCGACGGGATCGTGGTCACGGGCACGACCGGTGAGACCTCGACGCTCACCGATGCCGAGAAGCTGCGCCTCGTCGAGGTCGGCAAGGACGTCGCCGCGGGCCGCGCGAAGATCATCACGGGCGGCGGGTCGAACGAGACCGCGCACGCCATCGAGCTCTACAAGGCCAGCGAGAAGGCCGGCGCCGACGGCATCATGATCGTCACGCCCTACTACAACAAGCCCACCCAGGCCGGAATCCTCACGCACTTCCGCCTCGTCGCGGATGCGACCGACCTGCCCGTGATCCTCTACGACATCCCCGGCCGGACCGGCGTGCCCATCGCGTACGAGACCATCCTGCGCCTGGCCAAGCACCCGAACATCCTGGCTGTGAAAGACGCCAAGGGCGACTTCAGCCAGGTGAGCCGCGTGCTCAACCAGACCGACCTCATGTACTTCTCGGGCGACGACGCCAACGTGCTGCCGCACCTCTCGATCGGCGCGACCGGCCTCATCGGCGTGACCGCGAACATCGCGCCCGCGCCGTACCGCGCCATCGTGGACGCCGTCAATCGGGGCGACCTCGCGGCCGCGACCGCCGAGCACCGTCGGCTCGAACCGCTCGTGCGAGCCGCGATGACGCACGTGCCAGGCACCGTCGCGTCGAAGTACATCCTCCACGGACTCGGCCGGATCGGCAGCCCGCGCGTGCGCCTTCCGCTCGTCGGCCCCGAGGAATGGGAGGCTGCCCTCATCGAGGACGAGCTCGACCTCGTCCAGGGCGTGCCCGGCGTCGACTTCCACAACTTCCGGCCCGACCGCAACGCCGCCGCCGGCGGCGCACTGCCGAAGGTGGCCGGCACCACGCGCTGACGCGCGCCCCACGAGACATCCGCTGCGGCACGCGCCACAGCACCAACTGAACACTGCGAGAGAGTAAGGAGGGCGCATGCCCGACGAGATCTTCGACCCCCAGCCGCTCCAGCCCGGAACGCTGCGGGTCACCCCCATCGGCGGCCTCGGCGAGGTCGGCCGCAACATGACGTGCTTCGAGATCGACGGCAAGCTGCTGATCGTCGACTGCGGCGTGCTCTTCCCCGAGGAGCACCAGCCCGGCGTCGACCTGATCCTGCCCGACTTCGGCTTCCTCGAGGAGCGCATCGACGACATCGTCGCGGTCGTGCTCACCCACGGCCACGAGGACCACATCGGCGCCGTGCCCTACCTGCTGCGCCTGCGACGCGACATCCCCCTCGTGGGCTCCACGCTCACGCTCGCGCTCGTCGAGGCCAAGCTCAAGGAGCACCGCATCGCGCCCTACAGCCTCACCGTCAAGGAGGGGCAGGTCGAGGAACTCGGGCCGTTCGAGCTCGAGTTCGTCGCGGTCAACCACTCGATCCCCGACGCACTCGCCGTCGCGATCCACACCGACGCGGGCACCGTGCTCGCGACGGGCGACTTCAAGATGGACCAGCTCCCGCTCGACGGGCGCCTGACCGACCTGCGCGAGTTCGCCCGCCTCGGAGAAGAGGGCGTCGACCTCTTCCTCGTCGACTCGACGAACGCCGACGTGCCCGGCTTCACCCCGCTCGAGCGCGCGATCGGCCCCGTGCTCGACGAGGTCATCGCCCGGTCGCCGCGTCGCGTGATCGTCGCGAGCTTCTCCAGCCACGTGCACCGCGTACAGCAGGTGCTCGACGCAGCCCACGCGAACGGACGCCGTGTCGCACTGCTCGGGCGCTCGATGGTGCGCAACATGACCATCGCCGCCGACCTCGGCTACCTCAAGGTTCCCGAGGGCGTGCTCGTGGACTACAAGAAGGCCGGCGACATCCCCGACGACGAGATCGTCTACATGTCGACGGGCTCGCAGGGCGAGCCGATGGCGGTCCTCAGCCGCATGGCCAACCGCGACCACCAGATCGAGGTCGGCGAGGGCGACACCGTGATCCTCGCGTCGAGCCTGATCCCGGGCAACGAGAACGCGGTCTACCGCGTGATCGACGGACTCACCAAGCTCGGCGCGAACGTCGTGCACAAGGGCAACGCGAAGGTGCACGTCTCTGGGCACGCCGCCGCGGGTGAACTGCTGTACTGCTACAACATCCTGCAGCCGAGGAACGTCCTGCCGGTCCACGGCGAGTACCGCCACCTCGTCGCGAACGCGCGCCTCGCGCAGGACACCGGCATCCCCGCCGAGCGCACCTTCATCGCCGAGAACGGCACCGTGCTCGACCTGCGCGACGGCGAGGTCACCGTCGCCGGCCAGCTCGACCTCGGATTCGTGTACGTCGACGGTTCGACGGTCGGCGAGATCACCGACGCCGACCTGAAGGACCGCCGCATCCTCGGCGAGGAGGGGTTCATCTCGATCATCGTCGTCGTGGACGCCTCGACCGGGCGCGTGATCGTGGGCCCCGAGATCCACGCGCGCGGCTTCGCCGAGGACGACGCGGTCTTCGAGGACGTCAAGCCCAAGATCGTGGCTGCGCTGGCGGATGCCGCCCAGCACGGCGTCCACGACCCGCACGCGTTGCAGCAGACGCTGCGTCGCACGGTCGGCACCTGGGTGAACCGCCGCCTGCGTCGCCGCCCGATGCTCGTGCCGCTCGTCATCGAGGCGTAGCCGCGCCCCCTTCCCTCCCTGCCCGACACTCGCCGCCGCTGCGCGTCGGCGTCGTCGGCTGGCCGTAACGTGGAACCCATGGCTCCGAGCACCAAGTCGAACGGCCGCGCGTCGCGCGCGTCCGGGCGCGGCTCGTCGGCGCGCACGGCACCTACGAAGAAGCTGCCGGCCCAGCGCGCGTCGACGAGTTCCCGCAGCGCCGCGAAGCCCGATCAACCCGGGCTGCTCGTGCGCGCCTGGATGGGACTCGCGCACATGACGGGTGGTGCGGCGCGCGCGCTCGGCCCCGAGACGCTCGCGAAGGAGGAGCGCCGCGACGGCCTGCCCTTCTTCCTGGTGCTCATGGCGATCACCGGAGCGGTCGTCGAGTGGTTCTTCATCAACGACGAGGTCGCGCGCTCGCTCGACGCGTACACGTTCGGCGGGCTGTTCGGGCGGGTGGCGTTCGCGCTTCCGGTCGTGATGCTCATGTTCGCGGTGTGGCTGTTCCGGCACCCGAGTTCGGTGCACGACAACACGCGCATCGGCATCGGGCTGGGCATGCTGCTCATCACCGTCTCCGGCCTGTGCCACCTGTTCGGCGGGCAGCCCGAGCCGAGCGAGGGCATGCCCTCGCTCGCGCAGGCGGGCGGCATCCTCGGCTGGATGCTCGCGGCGCCGCTCATCTTCCTCATCACCGAGGTGGGCGCGGGCATCGTCCTCGTCGTCCTCGTGCTGCTCTCCCTGCTGATCCTGACCAAGACGCCGCCGACGCGGGTGCCCCAGCGGTTCCGCGAACTGTACGAGTGGCTCTTCGGTGCACTGGAGGGAGCGGATGCCGAGGCTGGGGAGCCCGCGACGTCCGAGTCCAAGCCCAAGCGCCGCTCGAAGGCGGACCGCACCGAGCAGGTCGAGCTCGACGGGGTCGACGACGACGAGACCCCCTCGGGCGGCCTGCTGCCGTGGTGGCGCCGCAACGCGTCGAACCGCGAGGAGGATCCGGACTTCACCGGCTCCGGTGCCGAGGGCCTCACCGAGGTGTTCGGCGAGGGTTCGGCCGCCGGCAGCTTCGAGACTCCGCTCGAGGGCGTTCGTCCCGCAGATCCGTACGGTGCCGGGGTCATCGACGACCTCGAGCGCGCCGAGTCGGCGCTGCAGCGCTTCACGGGCGAGGTCGCGCCCGGCGGCACGGGCCTGCTCGGCGACGACCCGGGCGCGACCCAGGTGCTCGCACCTGCGGGCGCGGGTGCGCCGGCCGGCACCGCCGGCGCGACGACGGCGGATGCCGCGGCCGGAGCAGATGCCGCACCCGACCTCGATCCCGAGGACCACCACCCGGATCGGCCGTACCACCTGCCCGCGTCGTCGACGCTGGCGGCGGGTGCGCCGGGCAAGACCCGTTCGGCGGTCAACGACGAGGTCGTGCGCCAGATCACGGGCGTCCTCGAGCAGTTCAACGTCGACGCGAAGGTGACCGGGTTCTCACGCGGTCCGACGGTCACGCAGTACGAGATCGAACTCGGTCCCGGGGTCAAGGTCGAACGCGTGACCGCGCTGTCGAAGAACCTCTCGTACGCGGTCGCGTCGAACGAGGTGCGCATCCTCTCGCCGATCCCCGGCAAGTCCGCCATCGGCGTCGAGATCCCGAACGCCGACCGCGAGACGGTCACGCTCGGCGACGTGCTCCGCTCGGGCGCTGCGGTCAACGCCAAGCACCCGATGACGATCGGCGTCGGAAAAGACGTCGGCGGCGGGTACGTCGTGGCGAACCTCGCGAAGATGCCGCACCTGCTCGTGGCCGGCTCCACCGGTTCGGGCAAGTCGAGCTTCGTGAACTCGATGATCACGAGCCTGCTCATGCGCGCGAAGCCCGCCGAGGTGCGGATGGTGCTCATCGACCCCAAGCGCGTCGAGCTCGCGCCGTACGCGGGGGTGCCGCACCTCATCACGCCGATCATCACGAACCCGAAGAAGGCGGCGGAGGCGCTGCAGTGGGTCGTGAAGGAGATGGACATGCGCTACGACGACCTCGCGTCGTTCGGGTTCCGTCACATCGACGACTTCAACGCGGCCGTGGTGGGCGATGAGATCAAGCTGCCCGCCGGCAGCGAGCGCAAGCTCAAGCCGTACCCGTACCTGCTCGTCGTGGTCGACGAGCTCGCCGACCTCATGATGGTCGCCCCGCGCGACGTCGAGGACTCGATCGTTCGCATCACGCAGCTCGCCCGCGCGTCGGGCATCCACCTCGTGCTGGCCACGCAGCGGCCGTCGGTCGACGTCGTGACCGGCCTGATCAAGGCCAACGTGCCGTCGCGCCTCGCGTTCGCGGTGACGAGCGTCACCGATTCCCGGGTCATCCTCGACCAGCCGGGCGCCGACAAGCTCATCGGCCAGGGCGACGCGCTGTTCCTGCCGATGGGGGCCTCGAAGCCGATCCGCGTGCAGGGTGCGTGGGTCACCGAGACCGAGATCGACCGCGTGGTGAAGCACGTCACTCGTCAGGCGCGCCCCGAGTACCGAAAGGACGTCGAGGCCGCGGTCGAGCGGAAGGAGATCGACTCCGACATCGGCGACGACCTCGAGCTGCTGCTCGCCGCCGCGGAACTCGTCGTCTCGACCCAGTTCGGGTCGACGTCGATGCTGCAGCGCAAGCTCCGCGTCGGGTTCGCCAAGGCGGGCCGCCTCATGGACCTCCTCGAGTCGCGCGAGATCGTCGGGCCGTCCGAGGGTTCGAAGGCGCGCGACGTGCTCGTGACGCCCGAGCAGCTCCCCGGGGTGCTCGCGAGGCTGCGCGGCGAGGAACCGTCGACGCCGGCCGCGCCCGCGGCATCCGCTTCGCCCGAGCAACCGCCGGCCGCAGCGCCGGCGACGCAGCCCGGGCCGAGCGAGGTCGACGACCGCTACGACGACCCGGTCGGCCGGATCCCCGAGGGCCTCGAAGAGGTCGAGGCCGGCCCCGACGAGGATGCCTGGGGGCTCACCGGACGGGACTGACGGGCCGCGACGGGGCTGGCCGCGAGCGGCCGTTAGGCTGGGCGCATGACCGCTCCCGAGGGCCGTGCACGCGTCTCGAACTGGAACCTGCCGAACGCGATCACGGTCGTCCGGATCGTCATGGCGCCCGTGTTCTTCTGGCTGCTGCTCGCCGATGCAGGCGCCGACGGGCCGATGCGCTGGTGGGCAGCGGCCATCTTCGTCGTCGCGATCTCGACCGACTGGGTCGACGGCCATCTGGCGCGCTCCCGGGGGCTCGTGACCGACCTCGGCAAGCTGCTGGATCCGATCGCCGACAAGCTGCTCACGAGCGGCGCGCTCGTGTGCCTGTCGATCCTCGGCGAGCTGTGGTGGTGGGTCACGATCCTCATCGTCGTGCGCGAGGTCGGCATCACGGTCTGGCGGCTCGTCGAGGTGAGCCGGGGCACGGTGGTCCCGGCATCGTCGGGGGGCAAGGCGAAGACGTTCACGCAGGCGATCGCGATCTCGCTCCTCCTGACGCCGCTGTGGCTGTTCCTCGGCGACTGGTACCTGTGGCTGGGCTGGGCGTGCATGGCGGCCGCGCTCGTGCTCACGGTCTGGTCGGGCCTGCTGTACGTGCGCGACGCGATCCGCCTCGGGCGCGAGCACCGGGCCGGCGCGCAGTGAGCGACGCGGCGGAACTCGTCGCGCGGCTTCGGGAGCGCGGGCGCACGGTGGCGTGCGCCGAATCGCTCACGGGCGGGCTGCTGTCCGCGACCATCGTCGACGTGCCCGGCGCCTCGGAGGTGCTCCTCGGCGGGGTCGTCGCCTATGCGACCGAGCTCAAGAGGGCGCTCGTCGGCGTCGACGAGCGGCTGCTCGCCGAACGGGGACCCGTCGACCCGGAGGTCGCCGAACAACTGGCCGAGCGGATCCGCGCGCTCTGCGCGGTCGCCGGCCGTGCGGCCGATCTCGGGCTCGCGACCACCGGCGTCGCCGGGCCCGACCCCCAGGGCGGATTCCCCCCGGGGCGGGTCCACCTCGGCATCGCCTCACCGCGCGGCGTCCGCTCGGTCGAGCTGGACCTGCCGGGCGATCGTGCGGCCGTTCGCCGCGGGAGCGTCGACCGGGCGCTCGCCGAGGCGCTCGTCGAGCTCGACGCGCTGGACGCGGCATCCGTCGGGTGAGGTACGCGACCGCGTCCGGGCCCGGGGAATAGGGCAGATGACGACTCGGTTACACGTCTGCAGTTCACAAGAAAACACCAGTGACCCCCGCTAGGCTCGGGTGACGGGATGAGGCGCTAGACTGACCTCCCCGAAACCGGCTCCGGTGAGGGTCGCAGGGTAGACGAGGGAGGTTCCGATGGTTCTGGTCCGACAGGAGATCGGCGACGTGCTGAGGGACTTCCGCCTGCAGAAGGGGCGCACCCTCCGTCAGGTCGCCAGCAAGGCGAGCGTCGCGCTGGGCTACCTCTCCGAGGTGGAGCGCGGCCAGAAGGAGGCGTCGAGCGAGATCCTCGCCTCGGTGGCAGACGCGCTCGACACGCCCATCTCCGTGATCATGCACGA comes from the Agromyces marinus genome and includes:
- a CDS encoding thymidylate synthase; amino-acid sequence: MASAIPTPYEDLLRDVLEHGTPKADRTGTGTRSVFGRQLRFDLAQGFPLITTKRVHFKSVALELLWFLRGDSNVRWLQERGVSIWDEWADAAGELGPVYGVQWRSWPTPSGEQVDQIAQVIDEIRRNPDSRRLVVSAWNPADIPDMALAPCHALFQFHVADGRLSCQLYQRSADLFLGVPFNIASYALLTHLIAQQTGLEVGDFVWTGGDCHIYDNHVEQVRTQLERDPYPYPTLRVAPRASIDEYEFADFEVVGYEHHPAIRAAVAV
- a CDS encoding TIGR01777 family oxidoreductase, which translates into the protein MRVLVAGASGFIGSAVRERLAGDGHDVVRLVRRRAQSDDEVSWSPGSGIIDFTIMDRVDAVLNLAGASLQRLPWTRRYRNEILESRVRATRTLADAMRKARTPPAVFLSGSAVGYYGDRPGELLTEHSSAGTGFLAEVVARWEAAARLAPEQTRTVLLRSGIVIGPGGVMRRLRLLSTLGVSGRLGTGGQHWPWISLDDEVGAIVRLLDSHASGPVNLVGPTPATADRVMAALAERLHRPYAIPVPERVLELAIGRAADDLILSSQKVRPQRLIDDGYRFAHPSIESALDAMLSADPARPNGPAR
- a CDS encoding type IV toxin-antitoxin system AbiEi family antitoxin domain-containing protein encodes the protein MPIDPVRACAALGGIASRAELLRAGASRSTMHRAVRANDLLRLRQGVYAVADLPDEVRAAAAHGGALTCAPRLRFAGLWLLAEQHGVHVAIPGRGRMFEHVGCVCVTHRADAPARGGMVPVVHALAHLRRCAGAEDFVVALESALRLGVLEEPGRAALRALVPKHAWALVDDARTDADSGLESLLRHRLNRLGISLQSQVSIPGVGRVDFVLGDRLILEVDGRDNHDGPSKRHRDLVRDSVAAAHGFDTLRFDYAMVVHDWPVVEAAILGKVERNLHLRRPYVG
- the dapB gene encoding 4-hydroxy-tetrahydrodipicolinate reductase, producing the protein MTITVAVAGATGKMGRLATRLIDEADDLDLHAGLDSSSSLDELAGADVVFDVTHPSASPAIVEAAIAAGAAVVVGTSGWSRERIAEVESRLRREESPRGVIFVPNFSVGSVLGSAFAAIAARHFDSVEIVEAHHAGKVDSPSGTAVRTAELVAASRGDLGPVAAPHADQRARGQLVSGVPIHSLRMDGILADQRVLLGGPGESLQITHSTIASSAYEAGILLAVRRAATADGVTVGLDALLGLDTLLDAPAA
- a CDS encoding FtsK/SpoIIIE family DNA translocase, with protein sequence MAPSTKSNGRASRASGRGSSARTAPTKKLPAQRASTSSRSAAKPDQPGLLVRAWMGLAHMTGGAARALGPETLAKEERRDGLPFFLVLMAITGAVVEWFFINDEVARSLDAYTFGGLFGRVAFALPVVMLMFAVWLFRHPSSVHDNTRIGIGLGMLLITVSGLCHLFGGQPEPSEGMPSLAQAGGILGWMLAAPLIFLITEVGAGIVLVVLVLLSLLILTKTPPTRVPQRFRELYEWLFGALEGADAEAGEPATSESKPKRRSKADRTEQVELDGVDDDETPSGGLLPWWRRNASNREEDPDFTGSGAEGLTEVFGEGSAAGSFETPLEGVRPADPYGAGVIDDLERAESALQRFTGEVAPGGTGLLGDDPGATQVLAPAGAGAPAGTAGATTADAAAGADAAPDLDPEDHHPDRPYHLPASSTLAAGAPGKTRSAVNDEVVRQITGVLEQFNVDAKVTGFSRGPTVTQYEIELGPGVKVERVTALSKNLSYAVASNEVRILSPIPGKSAIGVEIPNADRETVTLGDVLRSGAAVNAKHPMTIGVGKDVGGGYVVANLAKMPHLLVAGSTGSGKSSFVNSMITSLLMRAKPAEVRMVLIDPKRVELAPYAGVPHLITPIITNPKKAAEALQWVVKEMDMRYDDLASFGFRHIDDFNAAVVGDEIKLPAGSERKLKPYPYLLVVVDELADLMMVAPRDVEDSIVRITQLARASGIHLVLATQRPSVDVVTGLIKANVPSRLAFAVTSVTDSRVILDQPGADKLIGQGDALFLPMGASKPIRVQGAWVTETEIDRVVKHVTRQARPEYRKDVEAAVERKEIDSDIGDDLELLLAAAELVVSTQFGSTSMLQRKLRVGFAKAGRLMDLLESREIVGPSEGSKARDVLVTPEQLPGVLARLRGEEPSTPAAPAASASPEQPPAAAPATQPGPSEVDDRYDDPVGRIPEGLEEVEAGPDEDAWGLTGRD
- the dapA gene encoding 4-hydroxy-tetrahydrodipicolinate synthase, with amino-acid sequence MTADGEVAWDDVEKHIDDVISAGADGIVVTGTTGETSTLTDAEKLRLVEVGKDVAAGRAKIITGGGSNETAHAIELYKASEKAGADGIMIVTPYYNKPTQAGILTHFRLVADATDLPVILYDIPGRTGVPIAYETILRLAKHPNILAVKDAKGDFSQVSRVLNQTDLMYFSGDDANVLPHLSIGATGLIGVTANIAPAPYRAIVDAVNRGDLAAATAEHRRLEPLVRAAMTHVPGTVASKYILHGLGRIGSPRVRLPLVGPEEWEAALIEDELDLVQGVPGVDFHNFRPDRNAAAGGALPKVAGTTR
- a CDS encoding OsmC family peroxiredoxin, giving the protein MALTSEATTVWTGTLFEGSGTTRLDSSKVAEFAVNWTARAEGEAGTTNPEELLGAAHSACFSMALSNILTKAGHAPESIQTTAAVTFQPGEGVTGSHLLVSARVPGVTEAEFEAFAEDAKVNCPISKALAGTTITIEAELA
- a CDS encoding ribonuclease J is translated as MPDEIFDPQPLQPGTLRVTPIGGLGEVGRNMTCFEIDGKLLIVDCGVLFPEEHQPGVDLILPDFGFLEERIDDIVAVVLTHGHEDHIGAVPYLLRLRRDIPLVGSTLTLALVEAKLKEHRIAPYSLTVKEGQVEELGPFELEFVAVNHSIPDALAVAIHTDAGTVLATGDFKMDQLPLDGRLTDLREFARLGEEGVDLFLVDSTNADVPGFTPLERAIGPVLDEVIARSPRRVIVASFSSHVHRVQQVLDAAHANGRRVALLGRSMVRNMTIAADLGYLKVPEGVLVDYKKAGDIPDDEIVYMSTGSQGEPMAVLSRMANRDHQIEVGEGDTVILASSLIPGNENAVYRVIDGLTKLGANVVHKGNAKVHVSGHAAAGELLYCYNILQPRNVLPVHGEYRHLVANARLAQDTGIPAERTFIAENGTVLDLRDGEVTVAGQLDLGFVYVDGSTVGEITDADLKDRRILGEEGFISIIVVVDASTGRVIVGPEIHARGFAEDDAVFEDVKPKIVAALADAAQHGVHDPHALQQTLRRTVGTWVNRRLRRRPMLVPLVIEA
- a CDS encoding dihydrofolate reductase, coding for MSRIGLIWAEARGGVIGAGGGMPWHVPEDLAHFKRTTAGSPVIMGRRTWDSLPPRFRPLPGRANIVVTRRADWHVDGAERAASVGEAIELANSHASAAADGRIWVIGGAEIFARTIGLADRLVVTELDVDVDGDTFAPDRSGWPVVSSDPVEGWHDSSSGIRYRFLTLER